The genome window AGTCTTAAGCATTACATCTCTACGTTTAACATAAACTGCTTTTATTTTGTCAACATGCGCATCTAAGTCATACATATCCATAAATTTACTTACTTCCATTTGAGATATAGTTGATGCTTGTAAGTCTGCACCTTGTTTTGCAAAGTTAAATTTAGATAATATTTCTGGAGAAGCACAAGTCCATCCTAATCTGTATCCTGGACAGAATATTTTAGAGAAAGTTCCTAAGAATATTACCAATCCTTTTGTATCCATTGATTTTAAAGATGGTAAAGTCTCTCCTTCAAATCTTAAATCTCCATATGGATTATCTTCTATTACTGGTATTTCAAATTTATTTACTATTTCCATGAATTTTTTACGTCTTTCAAGTGGCCAAGTTCTTCCTGTTGGATTTTGGAAGTCAGGTATTACGTAAATCATTTTTATTCTATCAGTTGTTTCTAGTATTTTTTCTAATTCTTCCATTATCATTCCATCAGCATCTGTTGGAACATCTATGAATTTAGGTTGGTAAGATTTAAATGCGTTTATAGCTCCTATGTAAGATGGGCTTTCACATAAAATTACATCACCCTCATCAATAAATACTTTTCCTGCAAAATCTAGACCTTGTTGAGAACCACTTGTAACTAATATATCATCTTTATTTACATTAGTTTTATTTTTCTCATTCATTCTAGCTGCTATTTTTTCTCTTAATGGTTCATATCCTTCTGTTGTAGTATATTGCATAGCTGATCTTCCATTTTCTTCAAGAACTGCAACTGATACTTTTTTCATTTCCTCAACTGGAAATAACTCTGGAGCCGGCATTCCACCAGCAAAAGATATTATTTGTGGTTGTTGAGTAAGTTTTAAAAGCTCACGTATCTCTGATCCTTGTAAACCTTGCATTCTTTTCGCATATTTAACTGCCATAATTAAAGCACCCCCATGAAAATGTTTTCTTCAATTTTTATTATACCAAAATTTTGGATATTAATATACGGTATTTGACATTTTTTAAATGTTAAATTTTTATCACTTTTTTATTAGCTTTTTTACTCTTTTTTCTAAGGTCTCTCTGTCAAGCATTATTAGCCTTGAACATTTGGTACATTTTATTTTTATATCCATTCCAATTCTTATGATTTCAAATTCTTTACACCCGCATGCATGTTGCTTTTTTAATTCAACAATATCACCTATTTTTAAATCCATTGGCATAAATAATTAGCCTCCTAGTCTAACTTCTCTACTTTTTTTGAGCCATTTTCCAATCTACTTATACAATAAATTCCTTTTATATCTACATTATTCTCAACTAAAATTGTTTTTATCTTTTCCATATCTTCAAAAGAAAATTTAATTGATATTCCACAACTTGCTGTTATTTCTCTTGGTGTTGGAAGAGCCATTACTCTTAGACTATTTTCACCAAATAACTTTTCTGATCTTATTGCATGATGTGTCGAATTAAACGACACTATATACATTTGATTCATTACTTAATCCTTTCTGACTATCTAATTCTCTTTGAGTTAATCTTTATTATTAGTTTTATATTATTAAACAAACATACATTATATAGAAATAGTATTTGATGCATTCTTTAATGTCTCAACTATAGTATACATATTTGTAACTGAACCTACTTGTAATTTGTCTTTTAAATTATAGTAGTCTAAACAGGTCCCACAAGATAAGACTTCTACACCTGCACTTTCAAGTATTTTTAAGTTTTCTATAGTTTCTTCATTTTCAGCACTTAATTTTACTCCTCCGTTAGCTAAAAGTACATATTTAGGATAAGGTTTAGATTCTGTTAAAGTATATATAAATCCTTTTATTAATACTTTTCCTAATTCATCATTTCCAAGTCCCATCTTATCTGAAGATATAAATACACAGGTATCTTCTAGTTCACTTTCTTTATCATCTACAGTATTTTGTTCATCTAAGATATTTTGACCTTTTCTAATTTCTATAGATATAAAATTCTCTTTTTCGTCAACAATATTTGCTTCACAATTTAAAGACTTAGCAAGTTTTAATACATTTTCTTTAGCTGTTTCATTGTCGACTGTTGTAACTACAATACCTTCTTCTATGTTATCTAATTCTTTCTTTGTATTTATAACTGGTTTCGGACAAGCAAGCCCTCTAGCATCTATTTTTATACTCATTGTCTGATTCATCTCCTTAAAAATATTCATACAACTTATATTTTATCATAGATATTATCTTGCTTGTTATAGATTGTTTCTATACCATTATAGGTTTATTTATCTTACATTATTTCTAAGTTTTTATACATAAATACACCTTTTTGATAATATTCTAACTCTTTTTCTTTTGATATATTTGAATATAATTGCCCTAAGTCTATATATAAATTGGCCAATATTCTATTGTTACCTAAATCTGATACTATTTTTATGCATTTAATTAAATACTCAATTGCAAGAGTGACTTCATTTTGATTTTTATACATATTAGCATAGAATTTTAACACTTTATATTCATTGAACTTATTTTTATTTTTTATTGATGAAGCTAAAGCTATCTTACAATATTTTCTAGCCAAATCATAATCTTCTTTATCTATATATGCTTCTATTATCTTGAATAAACCTGACATCATATATTCATCTTCATCATTTTTCTTTATGTCATATACCTTTTGTGAATATTCAAGTACTCTATCTGTCTCACCTATTTTTCTGTAAACGTCACAAATTGTTAAATACACATTTGCTAATCCAGTTTTATTATCTTCATTTTCAAGTATTTTTAATGCTTTTTTAAAGTAATCTTTTGACTCTTCATATTTTCCAATTTCAAGCATATTATTTGCTTTTAACACCAAAATATCAACATCTTCTTTTCTATCATTTCTATTATCTATTTCATTTATCTTATCTATGTACTTCAGTGACATATTTGGATTATCTAATTTTATGTAACAATATGCCATCTTACTATATAGTTCCTTGTATATGTTAACATCCTCAAACTTATTCTCTAATAAAATTTCCTCTGCAAAATTAAAGTGACTTATTGCACCTTTATAAAAGTCTTCCTGCATGTATATTTTTCCTATGTTTAAATAACACTTAAGTATATTTTCACTATCACTATTTTTTATAAAGAAGTATAATGCCTTCTCAAAGTTTTCTATAGCATCATTATAATTAGATTTTTTCAAATTGATATTAGCCATTAAATAATTACATCTGCCATAGTTCTCCATTAAATCGTATCTCTTACATATATCTAAAACTTCTTTTATTTGGGTCTCAGCCTTGTTTAACTCATTTTCTTTTATATAAATTTCGCTCTGTAGTATTAAATTATCAGTTATCTTTTTTGACTGCATCTCTTTAGTCTCTAACAAGTATTCTACACTTACATCTAGCTTATCGCCTAGATATTCCAACAGTTCATAACTAGTATGAGATTTATCTCTCTCTATATGGCTTATTTGTGCTGCTGTTATCCTATCTCCAGCTAATTCTTTTAATGTCATGTTTTTTTCTTTTCTTAATTTTTTAATCTTTTCTCCTAAGCTCAAAATTTCCATACTATTCCCACCTTTTGAAGACATTTTTTTATAATATAATTATAACTTATATTTATTTTAAAAACACTACTTTTATTTTACAATATTTTCTGTGTACATTAAATGATTTCCCATAAAAATGACTAAAATTTAGTTTATTTTGAATTTAATTAATTTAAATAAATCATTTTTTAAATTTGTTACTATTTTGTATTCATATATTTGCTCATAACGACTATAATTATATATAAGAATAGTTTTTAAGAGGGGAGAAATTTTTATGAAAAATAAGAAAATAATGTTAGTGTTAAGTATATTATCTATATCTATATTTGCAGTTGGTTGTACTAATGCTCAAAATGGAAATGATACATCTAAAAAAGAAACTAAGAGCAATACAAATGTTGAACAACCAAAAGAAGAAAACAACACTGAAAAAGAGGTTCCTAACAAAAAAACTACATCTACTCCAAAAGAAGAGACTAAAACTCAATCGGTTACTATTTACTCTTTTGATGTAGACAAGACAGATTTAATTGAAAATAAGGTTGATTTAAGCAAAATTGATGAAAACATTCTATTTGAAGAACTTCAAAAACTTAAAGTTGTTCCAGAATCTGCAAAATTAAATTCATTTACTACAAAAGACATTAATGGTGTAAAAACTGGTATATTAGACGTTAGCTCTGATTTTACAAAATCAAATTTAGGTAGTGATGCAGAAACTTTAATGCTTGATTCAGTTGCTCGTACTTACATAAAAAATATGAATGTTGAACAAATAAAAATTACGGTTGATGGCTCTAATTATGAAAGTGGTCATATAGTTCTTGAAGAAGGGGATTACTTAAAGTAACTTCTTAAAACAATTATCAAATAGATTAGAGGTTCTTAGGAACCCCTTTTCTTTTTTGTATAAAAAAGGAGATGATTCAAATCTTTATTTTGATACATCCCCATTTTTTATTTCTATATATTATTAAACTCCATACTATTTATTTTTTGAAATTTTCTTCAAAGCTTCCACTGCTTTATCTATCTCATCTTTTGTATTGAAATATCCTATACTAAATCTCACTGCACCTTGCTTTAAGGTACCTAAAGTAGTATGTGCTAGTGGAGAACAATGTATTCCTGATCTAGTAGCTATATTATAATCACTATCTAATAAAAAAGTAACCTCTCCAGAATCCATATTTCCTATATTTAGAGCTATTACTGATGCTCTTTTTTTACTATCTTTTGGTCCATATATCTTTATATCTGGTACTTCCTCTAACTTGTCTATCATATATTGACATAATTCTTCTTCATGTTGTCTTATATTGTTGATTCCTCTTTCAAATATAAATAATATACCTTGATTAAGACCTGCTATGCCTGGAGTATTATGAGTTCCTGATTCATATTTATCTGGGAACAATTCTGGTTGAATCATTTCTTCTGATTTACTACCTGTTCCACCTTCTTTTAAGATATTTAAATTTAGTCCTTCTCTTACATATAATATACCTGTTCCTTGAGGCCCAAATAAGCATTTATGACCTGGCATTGCCAACATATCTATATTACATTCATTTACATCTATATCATAAACACCTGCTGTTTGTGATGCATCTACTAAAAACAGTATCTTATGTTTTTTAGCTATTTCTCCAACCTTTTTTATATCGATTAAAGTTCCACATACATTAGATGCATGTGTTGTTACAATCAATTTAGTATTCTTTTTTATTGATTTTTCTAAGTCTTCATAATCTAGAAAACCCTCATAGTCGCATTTTACTACAGTATTCTCAACACCTTTTTTTTCCAATGCTTTTATAGGTCTTATTACTGAATTATGCTCCATAGACGTTGTTATTACGTGGTCTCCTTCTTGTAATACACCTTTTATTGCTAAATTTAGAGAATCTGTTGCATTAGATGTAAATACTATATTCATAGGATTACTAACATTGAACAACTTAGCTATATTCTCTCTTGCATCATATATTTCCCTAGCAGCTCTCATAGCAAGTTTATGCCCTGCTCTACCTGGATTTGCACAATAGTTTTTCATACAATCTAAAACAGCATCATACACTCTTTCAGGTTTTGGATACGTAGTTGCAGCATTATCTAAATAAATCATAACAATATTCCTCTCTGTTTTATATTTTTGTTCTATTCAAGAAGCATTGATACAATACTGTTTAAGTCGTCATCATTATAGTATTCTATCTCTATTTTACCTTTTTTCTTTCCTTTGGAAATATTCACTTTTGTTCCAAAGATATTTCTAAGTTTATCTTCTACGTCTAATATAAATACATCTTTAGGCTTAGATTTTTTTGGTACTTCTTCTTTATTTTCAGATATCTTTTTAGCTATATTTTCGACTTCTCTTACAGAAAGTTCTTCTTCTTCTATTTTTTTTGCTATTTGTAATTGTAAATCTTTATCTACAATCCTTAATAAAGCCTTTCCATGACCTGCCGTAATTCTACCACTATCTATCATCTCTATGACATCTTGTCCAAGGTTTAAAAGTCTTAGTGTATTAGTTATATGAGGTCTACTTTTACCAACGGCTTCTGATATTTCTTCTTGAGTTACATTGTAATGCTCTATTAAACTCTTATATGCTAGAGCCTCTTCTATTGAGTTTAAATCTTCCCTCTGTAAGTTTTCAATTAAGGCTATCTCCATTACATCTTTCATATCTATATCTTTAATTATAGCAGGTATTTGATTTTTATTTGCAAGTTTTGATGCTCTAAATCTTCTTTCTCCAGCTATTATCATATATTTATCATTTTCATCCATTTTAACCACTATCGGTTGTAAAACACCATAATTTTTTATAGAATCAGAAAGTACTTTTATCTTTTCTTCATCAAACTGTTTTCTAGGTTGAACTTCGTTTGGATATATTTTGTCTATATCTATGTTGACTATTTCTTTTTCTGAAGTTTCTCCTTTAATTTCTGGTATCAACGCACTAAGACCTCTACCTAATCTATTACTTCTTCTAGACTTATTTTCCATACTACCATTCCTCCTCTTCTAAATCTATAAATTCTTCTGCTAGTTCCAAATAAGCTACAGACCCTCTACATCTTTTATCATAATAAATTACAGGTTTCCCATGACTTGGAGCTTCTGCAAGTCTTACATTTCTTGGAATTAGAGTTGTATATACACTTCCTTTAAAGTATTTCTTAACTTCTTCAACTACTTGTATTGATAGATTAGCTCTTCCATCAAACATACTTAAAACAACGCCTTGAATCTCTATGTCAGCATTTAATCTTGATTTTACTAAATTTATAGTCTCCATCAATTGACTAACACCTTCTAAAGCATAATATTCACATTGTATTGGAATTAAAACACTATCTACAGCAGTTAAACAATTTATTGTAAGCATCCCAAGTGAGGGTGGACAATCTAAAAATATATAATCATATTCATCTATTACTGCTTTTATGGAATTTTTTAAAATATACTCTCTGTTAGTTTTAGATGTAAGCTCTATCTCTGCACCTGATAGTTCAGTAGCTGATGGAACTACATCCACATTTTCAAATTCAGTACTTATTATTGCTTCTTTAATATGTAACCCATCTAACATAATTTCATAGATTGTATTTTCTACTTCATTTTTATTAATACCATATCCACTGGTTGTATTTCCTTGTGGGTCTAAATCTAATACTAATATTTTCTTTCCTAAAGTTCCTAAACTAGCACTTAAATTTACATTTGTTGTAGTTTTCCCGACTCCACCCTTTTGATTGAATACAGCTATAACTTTGCCCATGATGTTCCCCCCTTTAAGAATTAAATTAATTTTAAATGTTGAATAGGTGTTTTTTAATTATAAATAATGTCTATAAATCAATTTATATTACAAGGCTTATATTACAAAAAAAGATTACTGATAAGCAGTAATCTCTATTTTTTAGGGATTTTTACAACAACCTCCATATAATCTCCCTTATCTATTTCATTATACTTAGCATCAATTCCTGTATTTGATATAGCATCAAAGGCCTGCTTTATAGTATTTATGTAAATTCTTATACTCATAGCACCCTTTATATTCTGTTTTTTATCAGGCTCTTCTTGAACTTTAGCTTCTTCTAATATATCTTGTATCAATTTTTCTGTTTTTTTAACAGTCAATTCATTTTTTATAACTTTGTCCAGTACACTTTGCATTAAATCTTCACTTGGTAGTTTAAGAAATGCTCTAGCATGCCTTTCTGTTAAATTATTCTCTATCAGCTTCATTTTTATATCGTTTGGAAGCTTTAATATTCTAAGCTTATTTGCTACAGTAGATTGATTTTTGCCCAATTTTTCCGCTAATTGCTGTTGAGTAAAAGCATGTTCTTTTATTAAGTTTTCATAACCGATTGCTTCTTCAATGAAATTTAAGTCTTCTCGTTGCAAATTTTCTAATAACGCTAGAACAGCAGAAGATTCATCGTTCATATTATTTATAATTGCTGGTATAGTTTTAAGCTCTGCTAATTTAGCTGCTCTTAATCTTCTTTCTCCTGCAATTAGCTCATATTTTCCACCTTTTGCTCTAACTGTTATAGGTTGAATTATACCATATACCTTTATAGAATTGCTCAATTCCTCCAATGAAACTTGTGAAAATATTTTTCTTGGTTGATATGGATTTGGAACTACATCTTCTATAGGTATCTCCATAACTCTTTTATCTTCCATAACATACCTCTCTTATTTTAGATATAAATTATTTTTGTTCTCTATATGTACATACAAATTTATTTCTGCATCTACTTTAATAATTCCTTTATTTTTGTTTTTTTTGAGGTAGACTTAATTATTTCCTGAGAAATAATTAAGCTTACCTCTAATAATTTTTCAATTACTTAATAGGATTTTTAGCCGGTTTACCAGCTTTTCTAGGGTACTTAACTGGTGTTTCCTTTATTTTTTTAAAAACTAATATATTATGATTTAAATCTATCTCTGGTAATTCTACATCTATTTTTTCAATAAACTCCAATCCTAAAACGTCAATAGCTTTTTGTGATTCTTCTAATTCTAAATTAGCATTTGGACCTTTCAAACAAATAAAATATCCTCCAACTTTTACAAATGGTACACAAAATTCCATAAGAATTGGTAATCCAGCAACAGCTCTTGCTGTAGCAACATCATACTTTTCTCTATAGTTTTCATTTTTACCAAAATCTTCAGCTCTTCCATGTATAAATGTGATATTATCTAACTCTAATTCTCTACTGACTTCCTCTAAAAAGTTTATTCTTTTATTTAAAGAATCCAACAAAGTAAGTTCTAAACTATCCATACATATTCTCAATGGTATTCCAGGAAAACCAGCACCTGTACCAACATCTATTATAGATATACCATTTTTTATATACCCATTTTTTACAGCTGAAATAGAATCTAAAAAATGCTTTATATATACTTCTTTTTCATCCTCTATTCCAGTAAGATTCATCTTTTTATTCCAGTCAACTAATATCTCTCTATAGATTTTAAATTTTTCTAGCATACTATCATTCGTATCTATATTAAAACTTTCAATTCCATTTTTCAGAAGTTCTATATTATTCACTTTTTCCACCTCTGGTTCTTCTGGCTTGCTCTAGGTATACAAGCAAAACTGATATATCAGCTGGGGAAACACCAGATATACGAGATGCTTGACCTATTGAAATAGGTTTTATATCGTCCAATTTCTGTCTAGCCTCTAATCTAAGACCTTCTATAGATGAATAATTTATTTTCTCGTCCAGCTTTTTATTCTCAAGTTTTTTAAATTGGTCTATTTGTTTCAATTGTTTTTCTATATAACCTTCATATTTAGTTATTATTACACATTGCTCTTTAACTTCTCTTGAAACATCTTCACCAGCACCTTTTCCTAATTCTTCAAGCAATTCGTAAGTAACCTCTGGTCTCTTT of Clostridioides sp. ES-S-0054-01 contains these proteins:
- a CDS encoding tetratricopeptide repeat protein — encoded protein: MEILSLGEKIKKLRKEKNMTLKELAGDRITAAQISHIERDKSHTSYELLEYLGDKLDVSVEYLLETKEMQSKKITDNLILQSEIYIKENELNKAETQIKEVLDICKRYDLMENYGRCNYLMANINLKKSNYNDAIENFEKALYFFIKNSDSENILKCYLNIGKIYMQEDFYKGAISHFNFAEEILLENKFEDVNIYKELYSKMAYCYIKLDNPNMSLKYIDKINEIDNRNDRKEDVDILVLKANNMLEIGKYEESKDYFKKALKILENEDNKTGLANVYLTICDVYRKIGETDRVLEYSQKVYDIKKNDEDEYMMSGLFKIIEAYIDKEDYDLARKYCKIALASSIKNKNKFNEYKVLKFYANMYKNQNEVTLAIEYLIKCIKIVSDLGNNRILANLYIDLGQLYSNISKEKELEYYQKGVFMYKNLEIM
- a CDS encoding DUF951 domain-containing protein — translated: MPMDLKIGDIVELKKQHACGCKEFEIIRIGMDIKIKCTKCSRLIMLDRETLEKRVKKLIKK
- a CDS encoding ParB/RepB/Spo0J family partition protein; its protein translation is MENKSRRSNRLGRGLSALIPEIKGETSEKEIVNIDIDKIYPNEVQPRKQFDEEKIKVLSDSIKNYGVLQPIVVKMDENDKYMIIAGERRFRASKLANKNQIPAIIKDIDMKDVMEIALIENLQREDLNSIEEALAYKSLIEHYNVTQEEISEAVGKSRPHITNTLRLLNLGQDVIEMIDSGRITAGHGKALLRIVDKDLQLQIAKKIEEEELSVREVENIAKKISENKEEVPKKSKPKDVFILDVEDKLRNIFGTKVNISKGKKKGKIEIEYYNDDDLNSIVSMLLE
- a CDS encoding ParA family protein is translated as MGKVIAVFNQKGGVGKTTTNVNLSASLGTLGKKILVLDLDPQGNTTSGYGINKNEVENTIYEIMLDGLHIKEAIISTEFENVDVVPSATELSGAEIELTSKTNREYILKNSIKAVIDEYDYIFLDCPPSLGMLTINCLTAVDSVLIPIQCEYYALEGVSQLMETINLVKSRLNADIEIQGVVLSMFDGRANLSIQVVEEVKKYFKGSVYTTLIPRNVRLAEAPSHGKPVIYYDKRCRGSVAYLELAEEFIDLEEEEW
- a CDS encoding aminotransferase class V-fold PLP-dependent enzyme, with protein sequence MIYLDNAATTYPKPERVYDAVLDCMKNYCANPGRAGHKLAMRAAREIYDARENIAKLFNVSNPMNIVFTSNATDSLNLAIKGVLQEGDHVITTSMEHNSVIRPIKALEKKGVENTVVKCDYEGFLDYEDLEKSIKKNTKLIVTTHASNVCGTLIDIKKVGEIAKKHKILFLVDASQTAGVYDIDVNECNIDMLAMPGHKCLFGPQGTGILYVREGLNLNILKEGGTGSKSEEMIQPELFPDKYESGTHNTPGIAGLNQGILFIFERGINNIRQHEEELCQYMIDKLEEVPDIKIYGPKDSKKRASVIALNIGNMDSGEVTFLLDSDYNIATRSGIHCSPLAHTTLGTLKQGAVRFSIGYFNTKDEIDKAVEALKKISKNK
- a CDS encoding PLP-dependent aminotransferase family protein produces the protein MAVKYAKRMQGLQGSEIRELLKLTQQPQIISFAGGMPAPELFPVEEMKKVSVAVLEENGRSAMQYTTTEGYEPLREKIAARMNEKNKTNVNKDDILVTSGSQQGLDFAGKVFIDEGDVILCESPSYIGAINAFKSYQPKFIDVPTDADGMIMEELEKILETTDRIKMIYVIPDFQNPTGRTWPLERRKKFMEIVNKFEIPVIEDNPYGDLRFEGETLPSLKSMDTKGLVIFLGTFSKIFCPGYRLGWTCASPEILSKFNFAKQGADLQASTISQMEVSKFMDMYDLDAHVDKIKAVYVKRRDVMLKTMEEEFPEGLVFTHPEGGLFTWVELPSNLNAKELMPKCLDKNVAYVAGGGFFPNGGRENTFRLNYSNMPEEKIIEGIKNIAAVLKEAMGVEA
- the noc gene encoding nucleoid occlusion protein, translated to MEDKRVMEIPIEDVVPNPYQPRKIFSQVSLEELSNSIKVYGIIQPITVRAKGGKYELIAGERRLRAAKLAELKTIPAIINNMNDESSAVLALLENLQREDLNFIEEAIGYENLIKEHAFTQQQLAEKLGKNQSTVANKLRILKLPNDIKMKLIENNLTERHARAFLKLPSEDLMQSVLDKVIKNELTVKKTEKLIQDILEEAKVQEEPDKKQNIKGAMSIRIYINTIKQAFDAISNTGIDAKYNEIDKGDYMEVVVKIPKK
- the yedF gene encoding sulfurtransferase-like selenium metabolism protein YedF, whose amino-acid sequence is MSIKIDARGLACPKPVINTKKELDNIEEGIVVTTVDNETAKENVLKLAKSLNCEANIVDEKENFISIEIRKGQNILDEQNTVDDKESELEDTCVFISSDKMGLGNDELGKVLIKGFIYTLTESKPYPKYVLLANGGVKLSAENEETIENLKILESAGVEVLSCGTCLDYYNLKDKLQVGSVTNMYTIVETLKNASNTISI
- a CDS encoding GerMN domain-containing protein — encoded protein: MKNKKIMLVLSILSISIFAVGCTNAQNGNDTSKKETKSNTNVEQPKEENNTEKEVPNKKTTSTPKEETKTQSVTIYSFDVDKTDLIENKVDLSKIDENILFEELQKLKVVPESAKLNSFTTKDINGVKTGILDVSSDFTKSNLGSDAETLMLDSVARTYIKNMNVEQIKITVDGSNYESGHIVLEEGDYLK
- a CDS encoding DUF3343 domain-containing protein; the protein is MNQMYIVSFNSTHHAIRSEKLFGENSLRVMALPTPREITASCGISIKFSFEDMEKIKTILVENNVDIKGIYCISRLENGSKKVEKLD
- the rsmG gene encoding 16S rRNA (guanine(527)-N(7))-methyltransferase RsmG; protein product: MNNIELLKNGIESFNIDTNDSMLEKFKIYREILVDWNKKMNLTGIEDEKEVYIKHFLDSISAVKNGYIKNGISIIDVGTGAGFPGIPLRICMDSLELTLLDSLNKRINFLEEVSRELELDNITFIHGRAEDFGKNENYREKYDVATARAVAGLPILMEFCVPFVKVGGYFICLKGPNANLELEESQKAIDVLGLEFIEKIDVELPEIDLNHNILVFKKIKETPVKYPRKAGKPAKNPIK